The following are encoded in a window of Pseudomonas sp. St316 genomic DNA:
- a CDS encoding type II toxin-antitoxin system MqsA family antitoxin, with amino-acid sequence MKHQQCFSCGAPEGMLHFEGRGETMSVKGLERRVDDLSGWECQMCGEVELDSSCSDRYDQAGDELVNAARRMIGEEIKRVRRKLHLSQKEAVLLLSGGGHNAFSRYERGEVVPPKALILLMRLLDRYPHLLADAHAFAEDADLRQFKTTVHKEHETLTAC; translated from the coding sequence ATGAAACACCAGCAATGCTTCAGCTGTGGTGCCCCGGAGGGCATGTTGCATTTCGAAGGTCGCGGCGAAACCATGAGCGTCAAGGGACTGGAACGCCGGGTCGATGACTTGTCTGGCTGGGAATGTCAGATGTGCGGCGAAGTCGAGCTCGATTCAAGCTGCTCGGATCGCTACGACCAGGCAGGTGATGAACTGGTCAACGCAGCCAGGCGAATGATCGGCGAAGAGATCAAACGTGTCCGGCGCAAACTGCATCTATCGCAAAAGGAAGCGGTACTGCTGCTATCGGGCGGTGGACACAATGCGTTTTCCCGCTACGAGCGCGGCGAGGTAGTGCCACCCAAGGCGTTGATCTTGCTGATGCGCCTGCTTGATCGCTATCCGCATTTGCTTGCCGATGCCCATGCCTTCGCTGAAGACGCAGACTTGCGGCAATTCAAAACGACGGTGCACAAGGAACACGAGACCCTCACGGCTTGCTGA
- a CDS encoding type II toxin-antitoxin system MqsR family toxin: MEKNTPHYALVAIQADVRRLKGKAFTSTAKNAARTLGLNVSDMQQVIHGLERKQFYKSMTTYDDHRVWHDVYHANSHGLQIYLKVTYRPSGGPPVISFKENNS, encoded by the coding sequence ATGGAAAAGAACACACCCCATTACGCCTTGGTGGCGATACAGGCGGATGTCAGGCGGCTTAAAGGGAAAGCTTTCACCAGCACTGCGAAGAACGCTGCTCGGACGCTCGGTTTAAACGTCTCGGACATGCAGCAGGTCATCCATGGGCTTGAGCGAAAACAGTTCTACAAATCAATGACCACCTATGACGATCACCGAGTCTGGCATGACGTCTACCACGCCAATTCACACGGTCTGCAGATTTACCTGAAAGTGACGTACCGCCCCAGCGGAGGCCCACCGGTAATTTCCTTCAAGGAGAACAACTCATGA